The DNA region GTGTAATTTGAGCAAAAAATATTCCATATTTGTTCAAGCTGTCAGTCTGAACTGATTAGTGAAGTGAGACTTCATTGAAATGTAAACAATACGAAATGTAAACAGGCAAGACTTGTCAAGTAGCAGTTCAAGTCTAAATCAAATCTCCTGAATACCGAGTCCGTATCGAGCGGAGTCGTTCATAAATCCTAAAAATTGGTGCTTTTAATTACTTTGGTCATTGTTGATCATCTTTCCATTCTCCCTCTGCAGGACATCTTAAATCACATCGTCGGTGACATTGAGATCTTCATGGGAAAGCTGGCCGCTGCAGTGGCGAGAAGTgccaagaaaaagaagaaaaagaaaaaaggaaaaggcaTGTGAATGCAGACATTGAAACTTATCCAAAAGTAGCTCAGCTTCAATTGCAGAGTACAACTTAATTGCATGTTCAAATATACCTCAACTCCATCTTGGTTGGTTGTCAGTCATGGCCGGGATGCCGCCAACGCTGGAGTTTGCGGAGTGTCTTCAAAAGATCAAATACGGTTTCAAccttctggtgtgtgttaaCACTATTCTCTTACTTATTTTGActttcctcacacacacacacacacacacacacacaaaaaaaccttttgtttttctttattaaatgcatttaaaacaagTTTTCGTGTCTACAGGTGCCGCTGAGGGGAGAGATCGATAACCCGGGTGTGTCCGAATTTGTGCACTCCTTGTTCTCTGCGTTAGGATTTGTAAGTTTCACAACCAAAAACATCACACGAAAATATTGAAATCATCAGTCCATTTCTTTTCTGTAGTGTTTTTCCTCAAACCTCGCAAACGCGCCTGCCAAAGACCATTCCAACGTCAAAATATTCCTTTCATTGAGGACATCCTGGGAATTCCACATTTGTACTAGAGACAAAACCATTCAAATTAATAGATGGAACAAAATTCACCTCAAATTCAACATTTCCCAACATATTTAAATCATCCTGACATCCAAATGTTCAACATTTCAAACGCTCGTAATTGTGGCTCTCACGTTCTACATTTTCTACATTTCTAATTCATTCGACAGCATTTCACTTCAACGCCATTTCATccatttgtacaaaaataacCATTTCTAATCGTCTCTGCAAATCTCCTCGGAGAGCACGGACGGGTGTGTACCAGTGACGTGCGGTTaggttcatgattggtgagACACTGACTACGTTACGCGACTGTCTGGAGCTCgatgaagctcaactcaacactgccacaccgtacataccagactccactgtgaacttttagtggcttttctggtcgataagaaagactaaatgtcacacactttcattaaatatattagacagtctgttaaacgtcagtaagtgcagtacatgtgatagaacgtatattattggcgatgtaGTGAGGAAACGccaatgtctcttgtgtgaagccacgcaccaatcacagcctgcctgaatggacgtgtgcgtggtctcttgaagcGATCATGGGAGGGATGACTCGACGTGACTCGTAGCTGCgcttcctatgcatttgaaggggaaatatgaaaattctgttattttaaagatgaaatcattgaaactattggattgaaaaataaaatcaaggtAAAGCACGGACGGACCATAGaaactcaaataaataaataaaacaattcaatgtaatcataaggtttttttttactattcacatgcgGTGGAAAGGAAAGGCCACCAGGTGGCAGTGAGGCTCTGCCccacttgcctaccctgaccgcacgtcactgaggtgtacctaatgctgtgaCCGGTCACCTCCGCTCACCAGGTGGTATCTCATTGCTCTGAAGACGTGCCCCCGAGCATCGTGGCGCCCCTGCTGACTCCTCAGTGCATCTGTCTCATGAGCGAGGAGGTGTCCGCAGAGGAGGACCAGCTGTGGCAGTCTTTGGGAGACGCCTGGAATATCCCCAGGTAGGAGGAGACATATTAAACCAATGGTATATTATCGGTACTTTCAAAATATTCTTCAATGCGGTTTGCAGCATCTTGACTTTTGACCCTTTTTTGATTAGCCTTGACAGcagtggaaaggaaaaaaacatttcaaatgacgTGCCAATGACTTAATTGTTTGTGTCACCTATGCTTCAGTCTTGACAACACCCATACCTGTCCTTATCTTAACACagtttatacatttataatcATAATATTATAACTTtacccatttttatttttatcatacaATGAGTGTTTCCTcctcatattacaactttattctggtcgtaaatattgtaaacttttcttgcaatattctgactttattcacTTACGTTTAtgactttttcaaaaacaaatatgacattAGTGTCATAAGATTATGACTTGTTTTCCTGGGCGGGTGGGGGGAAATATCACTTTTTTGTAACAGTAGAACTTTTTTCctagaataatatgacttcaTTGTTGTAGTATCATTTTTGGGAATACTTTCgataatgttaaaaatgtttgttttttaaatgcacttttCTAATGTctaattcattttattcatatGTCACAACTTACTCTTgcaaaattacaatttatttgttgttatgtTGCAACTTTAATATCATACAAttatgtttcccccccccccccctccctggTCTTACAActtaattttcataaaattgtgactttattctggTTGTAATATTGCAATCTTTTTTGCAATATTCAACTTCATTCacgtatttattttatttttttaactttaggaTCACAAGTTTACAATTCATTTTTATCgagaattagtttttttcacatttgttttttataaaaacatcatGATTGAAttcttgcatttttaaaatactcCTTTCTACAATTGTAAAATCAAAAATGTCAGAATTGCATTTTGTGGGGTAattttaaggtaaaaaaaaaaaaaaaagtgtctaatTGTGTTCATAAATCAAGCTAGATAGCAACAAAACTGACAAGATGTCAGTTTTGAAAATAACTAACAAGAGCTTTGTTACAATTACATCTCTTCTCTTGTACGGGATCCCAttcgattgtgcaagtgtacctaatataATGGCCAGTCATTATAGGGGCACCTCAAAGTGCTTCTTGCCTTTGCGCAGCACCAAATGGCCCGAGGATGACGAGGACATCCCAACATACACTCTGGAGTTCTTTGACGGCTGGCAGCCTCCTGAGCTGAGGGAGGCCCCCGCAGCCGCCGCGGAGACCCCGGTGAGGGCGCTAGAGGTTCGACAGCCCCCGCCCAGCAAGGTGAGTCCTCATACGTCCTCTCTTAGTggactagaaaaaaaaacaaatcgaaGAAAACAGCAAGaggacattttctttctttgtgtaGACCACAACCAAGACCACGCCGGCACCTCGTGCTCCAGTAACACAACCTGCAAGGATACCTGCAATGTCAAGGTGCAAGcttacaaatatatacagtacaatttgCAAAATCgcctatttgtgtttttttatcgTCTATTCTTCATTATTCGCTGAGAAACTCACCCACATTATTTGCGCTCGTTCTGAAATGCccgaagatgccacaagatggtgacaaagccTTGTATAAATAGGACAGTAGTACAATTGGTCCAAGAACGTATGTCAaaagtgatacatcttgactgagGGACGAGCTTTGAATGTTTAAGTTTaattttagcctgggttgttacgGAGAGTCTTCTTTTCTGTAGCAAATAATCTGAaagccatttgtttttaaggggaatgctttaaaataaactgtttgGGGATTATAGCtcgtggtatatttatggtttaaacgaTTAATATAGGAGATTTTATATTTACGGGGAACGCCTTTTTTCACACACGCCCTCCCTTATGCGAATATGAATATTGAATCAAATTTGTGCGTGAGTCAGATCAGAACCTATACTACAACTGCAATAATGccagtcataattacagtaaatgtttataTAGGATTCTTTCACAGGCCCCCAATAGGGATGTGGGTAGTGGCGCTTTCTGGCATGTGCAACATGTGTGGACCCACAgggcatcatttaaaaaaatgctggcGATGTGAAATGGTTTGCTATTGGTATCATGACATGGAAATCACTGACGTTTGTTTAAGGAGAATTGAAGGGTTTTGCTAATAAACAAAGTAAGAGGTTATCCATGTCAAGGGAGTCTGAcatctttgttgttttgaagaTCTCTGTATTTGAGGGAAGAGCAATGGCCTGCCGTTCATTGCAGCTTTAATTCACATTTTGGTCCCTTTTTTCCAGGCCGCAGGAGAGGAAGCTGCGTCGCATGCGCGTCACGCACGACTTCATCTCGAGGAACGACAGAGAGCTGAGTATCAGGAAAGGCGAAGTCGTGGAGGTGACACGTCGTCCAATCCGTTTCAAAGACAAAATTCAAATAACAATAAAGATAATGTAAGAGCTATGCATCCTGTAGCTGCTGGACGTGACCAAGGAGTGGTGGAAAGTGAGGAACAGCAGAGGGGAAGAAGGTTTCGTCCCCAACAATGTCCTCACTgttgaagatgaagaagaagctgATGACGCGGTGACTGCTACGCCACCTTACAACTTATTACATTGCATTTGTACTTACTGTATTATAACTCTTTCTGACATAAGGAACAATTGTCTGTCGTCTTATATGTTAAAGCAAATGTCTAGGGAACGAATCACCCGAAACTCTGTATCAAATGAAACGTCAACAgcttaaatcttttctttttaggaaagcaaatcaatagtttgtcttcttcttaGGAAAGGAACGCTGCAGGCGTGCAATGTTTCATTACGTAACAGTTCAACCAGTACATTTTTATACTATAAAACCACGAATAGtgtttgttattgcttttttttttgtttatctgaAGAGCTTGTGAAAGGCTGAAAGctgccagaggctgagctgcattgTGTTTGCTTTTACGGACTGGGCGTGTGGCTAGAGCGCGGGCGCGGGGGCAGTTAAAATTATTGCCCCTTATCTAAAATGTTCTGTGTGGAAACCCGTGTCATTATATTTCATAATTGCTCCTGATAATCGTCATTGTTTTGATGAAGATCTTTAGATCCTCTCTTTCCTTCCTCAGCCCACTGGAGGCTCTCCTGTCTTAAGCAAGAAGTCCAAACCAGCAGAGGTGAAAGCCTGGCTTGAACACATGGGCTTCACAAAGATGTAAGTACAGCACTACACACAGAACAAtaataggtacacctgcacaatcgaaTGAGACCCTAGCACGTGTCCGATTCGTGCACTCTGACGAGAACGGGGCAGCAAACTGTAAAAAAACGGCAGTCATAATTTGTCAGCAGATGcgagaaaatgtaaataatagaaACCacgacaaatgattgacaccgcGAAAGTTTTTCCTTGGGCGTGGTGGTTTCTCAAATTCAATTATATGCACAAGATGGGACAAGATCAGAGACAGctgatttttctctctctgcgcGTATTTATCATTTACTAATGTCAGATCATTATGACAGtttgaacaaaaatgacaaaaagtgattttttttcttctttttttttttatatttaaaactcCCCTTTTATGCGACATTGTTCTTGTGAATTCTACAGGTCTTTGTTGACTTTAGCCCGACTGTGGTGCTCACACTTTGGTCTCGTTGTTCTTTTTCTGTTCTCGCAGCACGGTGCGCTGTCTGGGCGTGCTGAGCGGCTCCATGCTCCTGAGCATGACCCGAGAGGAACTGAAGACGGTGTGTCCAGAAGAAGGCGGGAGGGTCTTCTTCCAATTACAAGCTGTCCGCTCCGCAGCCCTCGCTGTGAGTGACAATTGTTCCATCTGTTTCCATGGAGACCACCTACAGACAAATACTACGTGTGGCGTTTACGATGTTACTTCTGTTTCCCTCGCAACCATAGGCTGCAAACTGAGGCGGAGAGCGGTCATGGAGAGAACATCCCCAGAGGCTTAAGCTCACGACAGACAAACTGCTGTCATTTTTACATTGGCACTTTTCGCATTAGCTATGACACATATTTATGCATATGTAACAAATCACTGGCATTTTTACGTTATTATACACTCACTGAGCTTCAAAATTCAGCATTTACAAAGATAGTAATGCTAGCTTTTGATTGGCACACTCACAAAAACATCAAtttaacaacagcaacaactctcacattcacacccatggacgAGTCAATTCAATTCCTGGGTACCCAGAGAAAtccaggaaggccggagctgagatttgaacaacaaaaaccGTGGCGATGTGACACAGACATGCTGCATTGGCCACCATGCTACCATTTTCctcataatgtacagtatatgtttataTTCTGCTGGTTCACTTTACAATCTAAATTTCATTCAATGATATAATTTATTCCCACCTGTCTATTCTCTTAATTtcggggcttttttttttttttggtgcaattagatttcagcctctatgtgttgcTATGTCAATCCAGTCTGACCAGGGCCTTCCGAATAAGTTCTGGCTCACGTAATTtaaaactatattagcaatgggagtGTTTTTCTACCAATAAGAGTTCAActttgcctcacaattctgtcagcatttttccatccaattattattggttggtcagagaaaAACTGTTACAGCCAAATTCGAGCAGCAAAACACGCCTGTTGCAATATGCAGacattaattcatttaataatcagcatctctggtgagtatggtttattttatttctttgaggTTATTGTCATGTTATAAGATAAATATTGACTCTGAACTGGTCCAGAGGACGCAAGTGGCATATTTGCTTGCTATTGTATTGCGATTTTGTAGAATATTGATGGACGTGATAGAGGCAGTATTAAGAGGTAGATTAAGTTGGGTTAGCCGTCGTATTCTCGATCGGTTTTGTCAGTGTCTATTTAATACATAAGTGGAACTATATTGACCAGAACGGACTGTGTTCGCAGTTCAGTCTTGGCTTGGGTTGGGTTGGAAATGAAAACGAGCACTTTTAAAATCGTAAAACAAAATGCCAAGTTATTTGTGCAGAAAATTAGATACAAGCAGCACACAAAAAGCCGATTTCGAATACTGTGCAGTATAGcttttaacaacaaaaaggtAAACTTTAGAAACATCTGGTGGATGAAAACCAAGTTTCAGTCACAAGGAAAATGCTTGAGAGGAAAGTATAAAATGCTATGTGACGTATCCCAGAAATAAAAACGATACCAGTCACACTAATACATCATGAATAAACGTGCTTTATTGTAACTGCTCAGGCATAACATGTTAACTCTCATCAAAGACTTGTGAATCTGTTGTGAGCTGATCTAGCTACAAGCTCATACAGTATGCAGAAATAACAAAGGCATTGGAATACTTGATTAACAAAAAGCGTAGAAATAACTGTTTTATATTCAACATGAATATTTCTTGTACTGTCATCTATGTAATGTGACGAGAGAAATGAATGCAACTATAGGAGGACTTGTGCATATTAAAAAGCATTACATTAAAAGTGGAGTGGCTGATGACAAAATATATCTATACCAAGGGGTGCAAACGTAGGAATAgtttttataataaaaagaaTAGCTTATAGCATATAGTCAATCCTGCACTGAGGTCTTTATTGTTGGCAATTCCTTGTCGTGCTTCTCGTGAATTTATCAACATCATCCAACAACAGTGTGTGGTTATTTTCTGAAACATACTTTGTTTGACAACACCCCAAAAGAAGACATCCATTTGGGGGAATCCTGGTGATTAAGTTGGGCCATTCAATTGACCGtaagaaatattaaaacaataaaaaagaacTTGGTGTGACTCTTACAACTGCACCCCCTTGTATATTAATTTATTGTCATACTGTTTATTTACTTAGATTTTGCCCATCAATCGTTTAAAAAAAGTTCACgacttattttttaaactgcagACTCTGTGTGAAGATGAATGTAGCCTTTTTGTGCAAGAAACAAAACAGCTGATTAGCTCACAAATTCTTCATATCGTGAACACTGGATGGAATAGATCACAAATTGCCTTAAAAtgaaaactggatggatggatatttttcagacatagaaaaatgttttcctccctTTGATGTCCAACACTGGTGGAATCTGCATTAGCCTCAACTAGTTTATACTCAAGAGTCGATACATTAGCATGTATGCCACAGTGTGTGATTAACGTGACTAAATGTTGcctttaaatgcaaatgtaacaaTTACTAGACAGGAAGTAAAAAGAAAGTGCGAATTTGATTAGTAATAGATTGTGTAAAAGAAGTGGACCATGCATCTATGGCGCCACCTACTGGTAGACTGACTATTAAGCTATTTTAAGTTAACTGACGAAGCAAAACTGGACttattaaaataagacattcatAGGCAgccaaaaatattgtttaaaaacatgttccattatttttctattttttgtatttatctttATTGGTGTACTgctgtgattcccaaccagtgtgccatgagagattaTCAGGTGTGCCGTCAAAAATTATCCAATTGACTCAagtggtctgaaaattatttctacactacaaataatgtatctttgttcaactaTCTAAGTCAGCAacttatagtgacaggcagaacaattgaatgatcttccactagatggcagaagatacatCATTAACCTGTGtatacactttttgtgacatttttgcttggtgGTGTACGGTgacaatttttcaaatgtaaaatatgtgctttgacTCCAAAAATGTCTGAAAGTACTGGTGTAATGAAGTAAACCTTAAACAAGAGAGGCGCAGACGAACTCTTGACGGAGCTAAGAAAACATGCGGGAGGGGGAAGGAAAACGCAGCCCCTGTTGGCCGTTTGCGCCACTGTAAGAGAACGTATCTGCTGGGTCATAAAACAAGCGACACAAAAATTTCTTCAGCAATTACAAAGGTCAACACAAGTCCACAATGACCAAGCAGCAACACAACGTTAAACAGTCACATAATCAGAGtaatatgaatacaaaaatcACTACCctttcaaaaatactttttggataTAACGTACGTAGCAGTGTCATCACAGCACATAAGTGCATCCCTTTAGCTTAGCATATCAGCTAAATGACAAAATGAGGAGAAATGACGAGACGAAGGCAGGCAAAAATTACTCACTGGTCACATCGTTAGGCACACTTGCGCAATCTAATAAGATCTAATGCAAGAGCTACATTACGAGTTTTTCCTCTGCGAATAATGATCGTTTTTTATTAACACTGTCGGAGGGGTATTGAATTAACAGAACGTTTATAGGaaatgtgtacctaatgaagtggctgaTGAATGTGTATTCCCTCCTACCCTGGCCATGGGTGTTACGCGTTTATTAAAGGAACTTTATTTAGAGAAATggacatttttataattttggattcttttcttatgttttttttccccacacagaAATAATTAATCAAGTAACGATATTAGGTTTGGGTTACTCGCATGGTGGGTCTCAGTCCCGCGAATAGAGTGGCAATGCTGTACACacttgccttgagatacaagtttattttgttctgtgaccaggTTTGTAACTCACTCTGgtatcttaaatcatctttcttcatagaaacaaatgaaaatgccattaatctgatCCAAAATCCAACCcaaaatgttgtaatgtgtttttaataaggaaaatagaattctttactattgtactttataaaaccatcCAGTAATTACATAACTAAACGGAAtataaagaatacaaaaatgtgTGGATCATGATCAATTCtttgcggctccttctggtgtgcatgacTTGGCCACTGGGTACAGTAacatgtgagtattgttatattgtctgactgtgttgatgcactgtattcaAATACCCGTAAAGCATTATAACACCGCCAAATAGACGCTATCCGTTAGCCTGTctgtggcgttttgcattgtttcttaGCATTAAAATAATGGacttaaggcaaagctatgtggttgtttaaatatacaataattgTCTTTGCTTTATGTTGGGCTTGACAGTGAACTAATACTGgtagtggcattaaacagcttgaagcctctttttgaagaattgttcgctATCTGCTGAGTTCACTGTCCCCATACATTACATTTTGCTCCCAAGTCAAagcatatacaaaaaaaaaaaggctacgacagctcatatctaaaaaaaaaaatcttaaatcagatcactcgtatctcaaggcaacactgtacaTGCTTTTAAATCCTTCACATAGATGTTAGGTGGCCTGAATGAGATTGTGGACATGATGGGATGTGAGGTTAGACGGCGCTCAACAGGTGAAACCTGTTGAGGTGTGGGATGTCAAGTTTGAATCGCTACAAGAAGCAAGCAACAGTCCGAACCATGACCCGGCATGGTGTGCTCATACATGGTCAAtgagcagataaaaaaaaacaagacatacCATTTAAAAGTGTGGTGAAACGTAGaaagatattttaaaaagaaaaccgttttttcccccacattaaCAATGTCTAGATTGAACAATGTCTGTATTTCTGATTGttattttgattgaaaaaaaaactatgcttttctttttcaaaaataaaatttataagTGAGCTCAAACTTTTGAAtcgtagtatatatatatatatatatgcaaactCTCTGGCTGGTTGGTGGGCACCTTGCCTTACATTACAGCTTGCTTTATATAACTCATTTAATcaacatgcaggcatgcaaataaaaataaaacaaatccccTTCAGTTACACTCTTGTTATAACAATCGATTCTAGATGCAGCTAGTGCTGCATAAAGAAGAATGAACAAGGCACTGTGAACTCTTGGTGCTTATGTACAGTGCGATGCATGCAAAGGAACAAcaacgataataataataatagtaatatattttttttaaaccttcagGTCTGTGCGGCCAATAAGGAATGAGTGTGGAGGGAGCGTTCTTCAAGGCCACAACGAGGCAAAGAAGCTCTCCTGCTGCTACTTGAATGCACGTCAGATTTATGGGACTCCACAAGAACGTCATCATTCTCTTACTCGCTCCTCGTGGAATGTTTGCAGAATTCTGCCAGAAGCACGAAGGAATAATCGGAATCGCGCTTGTCGCTGTGCTTTGTGCcgcaaacatttgcttttgcaGTCGATCCAACATTCATCAATGAACTCCGCTTAAAGATGCGTCACAATGTGTAcacgtggatggatggatgggtggatggataagTGGATGGATGTCAGTACCCTAGCCGACCTTCATGACGCCGTGTGCGTGAGGGTTTGAAGTGCGCAGGCAGGACTAGCTCCTTACGACAACCTCTGGTGCCACGCGACATGACGGATGATGATCGTGTGCGTTTTTTTGACTTGGGGGTTCAGCAGCACCTGGGCAGAGGACCCATGCACAGGGAGTCCTCCTCGCTGATGGTCTCCAGCTCCTCGGTGCGCACGGCGTGGGTGATGAGATGCAGCTCCTCGGAGAGCGTCTCGCTGCGGTACGCCACCCGGATGTCGGGGAGGTTGGTGCGGCGGATGTCGTTGCTCTCCGGGCCCTCTTTGTAATAGGTTGGGCCCAACCAGTAGCTTTTGGCCTGGGGAGACAACATGGGGGATGCTATCACTTGTCAGTCATAGACAATTTGATTTGAGCTTCAATTGTGTGCTTGTTATGTCTTGAAGCGGTCGAAGAATGATGGATTTTTACAGTGATGTACTCTGTTGTAACAAgcattattatttacatttaaagacAAAATTGTTTGATACAGTTCTTGTGTTGGATTATATTAAAttgcgcaggtgtacctaatggagtATGAGTGCATGTTGGTGCAATTCATACCACTGTTCTATTCAGACTAGGCATGTACCAATTAAGACCCGACCAATATGTATTTCTTTACGCCGATgctgatatttggcagaataaacCAATTAATCtgcatattaattaaaaaatatatataatgaatcaaataacttattttttggTCCCTTGAGGCTTGAAACAATAAAGCTATGAATTACATgcaaacatttgactgttttccaGTACTTTGCCCATTAGTGtttgtttaacaaacatttcaaaataatacattttagaactGTAATTGCAATACTGTGATactgcaatatttttgctcacggtTACACCATCAGCATCTGAGACTGGTGTCGCAGTTTGAACACAAAGGAAAATTATGCAATGAAATACAGTAGAGATATACACATAGGATGCCATGTTATCACTGTCtgttaacaacaaaataatttaagtaaaaagaaatacaagactgcttcttaaaaaaaacacacgttcTCAACAAAATTGACAGGACAGCTTTTGTGATAATTGATCACATTATCGCTTACTTCTCTTTGCTCAAAGTGCAGTGTCGCAATGTAGCATCCATTTTGCGgaacataatttgcaatcaCCTAAAAGTGTTGTTAACCATGTCCTTTAAGTATTGCTCTCCACACGGCTGTCATGCTCCTATCCAGGAAGTATATGTTAGGCTGCTCTTCTAGTATTGTGTGTATTATTCAGAGCATTTTTAAAAGTACAGGGTACTGTACAGCCGTTGTGTATCGCCACTGATACATCCCTAACTTTGCACGATTAAAGACgagtaaaaaacaaactcatcacTTGCTTCAAATCAAGAAAGCAGTTTACCTTGTGAGAAAAGCCACTCATGAGAACACTGTTTCTTGCCAGCTCGCACATGTCACAGGAACTCAGCTTCCACACTTGAGTAGCAATGCTGTACTCCTCCATGAGAGgctcctggacacacacacacacacacacacacatacacacacactgctcaCTACTTGTGACCATTTACTGTGTTATGCAAACGGTACTCATTCGACAGATGAAGCGTCCTTGCGCTGACCTTGGTGAAGTGGAATTGGAGGGGGTCGTCAGTGGACAGGGAGACCATGAGGCCTCTTGACAGGTACTCTGGCAGCGGATTGCGGTGGTAGCTCAGGAACAGGCTGTTGTTGCTTAGTGGGGACATGGCGATG from Phycodurus eques isolate BA_2022a chromosome 10, UOR_Pequ_1.1, whole genome shotgun sequence includes:
- the eps8l3a gene encoding epidermal growth factor receptor kinase substrate 8-like protein 3; the protein is MYRSDSPLGSFAGSIQSNGYSVTDEVSSQVSCMSRPNAKSIYLRRKEYATSMNKTIKYFHYRVEHLLTCDLDGKELRGLTDCVERLNLLDKMGRVWGQNMLLEVNGPDLLLTDMETKEVLESIHLCDILELKAALDTSASNSLLTVTVKPSRKHTTSIFLFHCEDVRADYVQRGLSQACLSAAHEKATTPSQVEPEEKPPEWAPPDYNEDTDLVVALKDVDDDDDDEEEEAKAPNKEEPFHPPGPYTELDRNVDILNHIVGDIEIFMGKLAAAVARSAKKKKKKKKGKVMAGMPPTLEFAECLQKIKYGFNLLVPLRGEIDNPGVSEFVHSLFSALGFVVSHCSEDVPPSIVAPLLTPQCICLMSEEVSAEEDQLWQSLGDAWNIPSTKWPEDDEDIPTYTLEFFDGWQPPELREAPAAAAETPVRALEVRQPPPSKTTTKTTPAPRAPVTQPARIPAMSRPQERKLRRMRVTHDFISRNDRELSIRKGEVVELLDVTKEWWKVRNSRGEEGFVPNNVLTVEDEEEADDAILSFLPQPTGGSPVLSKKSKPAEVKAWLEHMGFTKITVRCLGVLSGSMLLSMTREELKTVCPEEGGRVFFQLQAVRSAALAVSCKLRRRAVMERTSPEA